A section of the Methanocaldococcus sp. FS406-22 genome encodes:
- the mptB gene encoding dihydroneopterin 2',3'-cyclic phosphate phosphodiesterase has protein sequence MERLIKLAEQIKDEELRKKVIEFLKNPKATHPGIVDTGISVEEAPASINWHHRYEGGLIEHTISVTKMALKMADVLEEVYGVEVNRDYIIAGALLHDIMKPYNYIRKEDGTFDHYDMFNLDHLTLAVAELYKRDFPIEVIKIVASHHGDHSPTRPNSIEAYIVHYADEADSKINDVAVRVCQARSRDLGVSEQEIYKAVNPLKVYEVRSREGKMKTIEFLKDILKSIGIISEDEKKEESNESLENKESN, from the coding sequence ATGGAGAGGTTGATAAAACTTGCAGAGCAAATAAAGGATGAAGAGTTAAGAAAAAAGGTTATTGAATTTTTAAAAAATCCTAAGGCAACACATCCAGGGATTGTAGATACTGGAATTAGTGTTGAAGAAGCTCCAGCAAGTATAAATTGGCATCATAGATATGAAGGTGGCTTAATAGAGCATACAATATCAGTAACAAAGATGGCTTTAAAGATGGCTGATGTTTTGGAGGAGGTTTATGGCGTTGAGGTTAATAGGGATTATATAATCGCTGGAGCTCTATTACATGATATAATGAAACCCTACAACTATATAAGAAAAGAAGACGGCACTTTTGACCACTATGATATGTTTAACTTAGACCATCTAACATTAGCTGTTGCTGAGCTCTACAAAAGAGATTTTCCAATTGAGGTTATAAAGATAGTTGCCTCTCATCATGGAGACCATTCTCCAACAAGACCAAACTCTATAGAGGCATATATAGTTCATTACGCTGATGAGGCAGATTCAAAGATTAACGATGTTGCTGTGAGAGTTTGTCAGGCAAGAAGTAGAGATTTGGGAGTTTCTGAACAAGAGATATATAAAGCAGTTAATCCTTTGAAGGTTTATGAAGTTAGAAGTAGAGAAGGAAAAATGAAAACTATAGAATTTTTAAAAGATATTTTAAAATCTATTGGAATAATTTCTGAAGATGAGAAAAAAGAGGAAAGTAATGAAAGTTTAGAGAATAAGGAATCTAATTAA
- a CDS encoding DUF515 domain-containing protein, with amino-acid sequence MVDTSKIRALKEKSRRTVKPSLLKFILIILVVVILGLLAFIAYNEISNMQFQEKIKLENQKKAAIESINQMFAKYPNDPQKLIYINKIQMANSIEEINKVLEEAKKYISFKDYKIETINQIKSMYGEYYPLSLSAQELVHKISLAQSTEEIEKLLETVNIEKDIRGIIEKQIDQVLASGDKYYYVEIDGKSMFMTRNEILKYKNFWTLPELKSLKITPVSQLSKIAIEISAKQCGELPLKGDIVSIYNKNGSFITYAIVDSSYVVVSSISYSESKSTSNSVNELGESYTSSSSSSISYSLNNIPGILHATVIGKLDYNKIEKIFGEYGKKLNKIEDKTQIFDGNVNYFLIMSIPNDKVSDVIKLNSKDIIIAINSKNQS; translated from the coding sequence ATGGTTGATACATCAAAAATTAGAGCATTAAAAGAGAAAAGTAGGAGAACAGTAAAACCCAGTTTATTAAAATTTATATTGATAATATTGGTTGTTGTGATTCTTGGGTTATTGGCGTTTATCGCATACAATGAAATTAGTAACATGCAGTTTCAAGAAAAAATAAAACTTGAAAACCAGAAGAAAGCAGCTATTGAATCTATAAATCAGATGTTTGCTAAATACCCTAACGACCCACAAAAGCTAATCTATATAAACAAAATACAGATGGCAAATAGTATAGAGGAGATTAACAAAGTATTAGAAGAAGCTAAAAAGTACATTAGTTTTAAAGATTATAAAATTGAGACTATCAACCAAATAAAAAGTATGTATGGAGAGTACTATCCTCTAAGTTTATCTGCTCAGGAATTAGTGCATAAAATAAGTTTGGCACAATCTACTGAAGAGATTGAAAAACTATTAGAAACTGTTAATATAGAAAAAGACATTAGGGGCATTATAGAAAAACAAATAGATCAAGTCTTAGCATCAGGAGATAAGTACTATTATGTAGAAATTGATGGAAAATCAATGTTTATGACAAGAAACGAAATCCTTAAATATAAAAATTTTTGGACATTACCTGAGCTTAAATCTCTAAAAATAACACCAGTGTCACAATTAAGTAAAATAGCTATTGAAATATCTGCAAAACAGTGTGGTGAATTGCCACTCAAAGGAGATATAGTATCTATATATAACAAAAACGGTTCATTTATTACCTATGCAATTGTAGATTCGTCTTATGTAGTTGTATCATCAATAAGTTATAGTGAAAGTAAATCGACATCAAATAGTGTAAATGAACTTGGAGAATCATACACATCATCATCTTCATCAAGTATATCTTATTCTTTAAATAATATTCCAGGCATATTACATGCAACGGTCATTGGTAAGTTAGACTATAATAAAATAGAAAAGATATTTGGAGAGTATGGGAAAAAATTAAATAAAATTGAGGATAAAACCCAAATATTTGATGGAAATGTTAATTATTTCTTAATTATGTCGATTCCTAACGATAAAGTTTCTGATGTCATAAAATTAAACTCTAAAGATATAATTATTGCAATAAATTCAAAAAATCAGAGTTAA
- a CDS encoding class III signal peptide-containing protein, translating into MLKLKKNGQISLEFSLLFLGVLLAIVIAVGYPGMFGFKKTVSISSMSLAHAAVSKMKQNIELVAAADEGTTKIVYIKCPPGYWGANKNIVYFYRDGDIKFNITANCNININLNGNKTVSTAKIIIANITKINESYVNVTIWS; encoded by the coding sequence ATGCTCAAACTTAAAAAAAATGGTCAAATATCTTTAGAATTTTCCCTATTATTTTTAGGAGTTTTACTTGCAATTGTCATTGCCGTTGGTTATCCTGGAATGTTTGGATTTAAAAAGACAGTATCTATATCTTCCATGAGTTTAGCTCACGCCGCTGTGTCCAAAATGAAGCAAAACATAGAATTAGTAGCTGCTGCAGATGAAGGAACTACAAAGATTGTTTATATAAAATGTCCTCCAGGATATTGGGGAGCTAATAAGAATATTGTATATTTCTATCGCGATGGTGATATCAAATTCAACATAACAGCAAACTGTAATATTAATATAAACTTAAATGGAAATAAAACTGTTTCTACTGCCAAAATAATTATAGCAAACATAACAAAAATAAACGAATCTTATGTAAATGTCACTATATGGTCATAA
- a CDS encoding cysteine-rich small domain-containing protein — protein MIELAKNHLKKVLEVCGANRNCPYYPCHFDGQVCLWCYCPFYPCEDEELGEYVERKDGTKIWSCVKCFWIHREDVATEILREILNLTKDKSIDEALKLLDNHELMLKIKEKVKEKYPPNR, from the coding sequence ATGATAGAATTAGCTAAAAACCATCTAAAGAAGGTTTTGGAAGTTTGTGGAGCTAACAGAAATTGTCCCTATTATCCTTGTCACTTTGATGGGCAAGTTTGCTTATGGTGTTACTGCCCATTCTACCCATGTGAAGATGAAGAATTAGGAGAGTATGTTGAAAGAAAAGATGGAACAAAAATCTGGAGTTGTGTGAAGTGCTTTTGGATTCATAGGGAGGATGTTGCAACTGAAATATTGAGGGAAATTTTAAATTTAACCAAAGATAAAAGTATAGACGAAGCTCTAAAACTCTTAGATAATCATGAGTTAATGTTGAAAATAAAGGAGAAAGTTAAAGAAAAATATCCCCCAAATAGGTGA
- the mfnF gene encoding (4-{4-[2-(gamma-L-glutamylamino)ethyl]phenoxymethyl}furan-2-yl)methanamine synthase, which produces MILGIDIGGANTKITEIEGENYKIHHIYFPMWKKKDELEDLLKNYNNDVDYVALVMTAELADCYKTKKEGVEDIINKVEKSFDCPIYVFDVNGNFLTSEEAKKNYLDVSASNWMATAKFVSEFIKDSCILVDMGSTTTDIIPIKNKNILSEKTDLDRLMNNQLVYVGTLRTPVTFLTNKIMFRGKLTNLSSEYFAITADISLILNKIAEEDYTCDTPDGAGKDRDSCLTRLARVLCADREMVSDNELIDFVNRLYNKLLELIRENVDAIAKRYNLNDVVITGLGEEILKDALDGYNIISIKETYGKDVSLATPSFAVAKLLQKQLNE; this is translated from the coding sequence ATGATTTTGGGAATAGATATTGGTGGGGCTAATACAAAAATCACAGAGATTGAAGGAGAAAATTATAAAATCCATCATATCTATTTTCCTATGTGGAAGAAAAAAGATGAATTAGAAGATTTATTAAAAAACTACAATAATGATGTTGATTATGTTGCCTTAGTTATGACTGCTGAGTTAGCTGACTGCTACAAAACAAAAAAAGAAGGAGTTGAGGATATAATAAATAAAGTTGAAAAATCCTTTGACTGTCCAATATATGTGTTTGATGTTAATGGAAACTTTTTGACATCAGAAGAAGCTAAGAAAAACTATTTAGATGTTTCAGCATCAAATTGGATGGCTACTGCCAAATTTGTTTCAGAGTTTATAAAAGATAGCTGTATTTTGGTTGATATGGGTTCTACAACCACAGATATAATTCCAATAAAAAATAAGAATATTCTATCTGAAAAAACAGATTTGGATAGATTAATGAATAATCAGTTAGTTTATGTTGGAACTTTAAGAACTCCTGTTACTTTTTTAACTAACAAAATAATGTTTAGAGGGAAATTAACAAATTTATCCTCAGAATACTTTGCCATTACAGCGGATATTTCTTTAATTCTAAATAAAATTGCAGAAGAAGATTATACCTGTGATACTCCAGATGGAGCTGGAAAGGATAGAGATTCATGCTTAACAAGATTAGCAAGAGTTTTATGTGCTGATAGAGAAATGGTTAGTGATAATGAGCTAATAGATTTTGTTAATAGGCTTTATAATAAGCTGTTAGAATTAATTAGAGAAAATGTTGATGCTATTGCAAAAAGATACAATTTAAATGATGTAGTTATTACTGGTTTGGGAGAAGAAATTTTAAAAGATGCTTTAGATGGCTATAATATAATATCAATAAAAGAAACCTATGGTAAGGATGTTTCTTTAGCAACTCCAAGCTTTGCTGTAGCTAAAT
- a CDS encoding A24 family peptidase C-terminal domain-containing protein: MDLLSVVYIINFILLILASITDIKERIIPHKYTIAMIIMNLVVGYYYFGFNAIIAFFSTLILCLILSVGMGGGDVKLFTALAPIFAYPNSFVFYIPKYILYLIAISMFIAAVFPMYKILMRYWRDILPSACYLTMILGILYYFTHAYKIPYASIIIWVYIIISIFISRKIPKYKEYTKKLGYLFPVYLLFIYIIDKTYFIKYNVLLTSIIYLCEIVLISIVIYALTGVETSDKKHIDELKEGDILRDVIIIDKDGVEVKNLNIMKRIKFLLEHEIKDNEKEIIITDGEGLSNEDIQKIKKLYMEGKIPDKLNVIRTYPFVPFVVVGYLIVLILMNSSII; encoded by the coding sequence GTGGATTTACTAAGTGTAGTTTATATTATTAACTTTATTTTACTTATTTTAGCGTCAATCACTGACATTAAAGAAAGAATAATCCCCCACAAATATACAATTGCCATGATTATAATGAACTTAGTTGTTGGCTACTACTATTTTGGATTTAATGCCATTATCGCATTTTTCTCTACTCTAATACTATGTTTAATACTAAGTGTTGGAATGGGAGGAGGAGATGTTAAGCTATTTACAGCCTTAGCTCCAATTTTTGCTTATCCAAACTCGTTTGTATTTTATATCCCAAAATATATCCTCTACCTAATAGCAATCAGCATGTTTATTGCCGCAGTTTTTCCGATGTATAAAATTTTAATGAGATATTGGAGAGATATTCTACCTTCAGCTTGTTATTTAACTATGATTCTTGGTATATTATACTATTTTACACATGCCTATAAAATTCCATATGCTTCAATAATTATATGGGTTTATATAATAATATCCATATTCATCTCGCGAAAAATCCCGAAATATAAGGAATATACGAAAAAATTGGGATATTTATTCCCTGTTTATTTGTTATTCATATATATCATTGATAAAACTTATTTTATTAAATATAATGTGCTATTAACCTCCATAATATACCTTTGCGAAATAGTACTGATATCTATCGTTATTTATGCACTTACAGGTGTAGAAACCTCTGACAAAAAACATATTGATGAATTGAAAGAAGGAGATATTCTAAGGGATGTTATAATTATAGATAAAGATGGTGTTGAAGTAAAAAACTTAAATATAATGAAAAGAATAAAATTTCTATTAGAACATGAAATTAAAGACAATGAAAAAGAAATAATAATCACCGATGGAGAGGGATTATCCAATGAAGACATTCAAAAAATAAAAAAACTTTATATGGAGGGAAAAATCCCTGATAAACTAAATGTTATAAGAACCTACCCATTTGTCCCGTTTGTTGTTGTTGGTTACTTAATAGTTCTAATATTGATGAACTCCTCTATAATCTAA
- a CDS encoding DUF166 family protein — MKVAILTDGAYGDRAYKTIKSKFPCDFIIVKYYGDFDEITISKDTTEKLKDYDLFITYTLNPDLTYELIRNIKELNDKAFVLVGAWKGEGFKKQLESFGNAFCPYLMCDIDEDELKYYLNNYPQLREFLKYFGRPKVKLFIKNNKIEKIDVLREAPCGSTSETLKEFIGREFDDKVLIDIGLRVQHFCRAGKIRLFVEKEGKKTKAGKILVKGIEVIHLP, encoded by the coding sequence GTGAAGGTTGCTATTTTAACCGATGGAGCTTATGGAGACAGAGCTTATAAAACAATCAAATCAAAATTTCCATGTGATTTTATAATTGTTAAATATTATGGAGATTTTGATGAGATAACAATAAGCAAAGATACAACTGAAAAATTAAAAGATTATGATTTATTCATAACTTACACCTTAAACCCTGACTTAACTTATGAACTTATTAGAAATATAAAAGAACTTAATGATAAAGCTTTTGTTCTTGTTGGAGCTTGGAAAGGAGAGGGATTTAAAAAACAGTTAGAGAGTTTTGGAAATGCTTTTTGTCCATATTTAATGTGTGATATTGACGAAGATGAGCTAAAATATTATCTAAATAACTATCCTCAATTGAGAGAATTTCTAAAATATTTTGGAAGGCCAAAAGTGAAATTATTTATTAAGAATAACAAAATTGAGAAAATTGATGTTTTAAGAGAAGCTCCATGTGGTTCAACTTCTGAAACATTAAAAGAATTTATTGGGAGAGAGTTTGATGATAAAGTGTTAATAGATATTGGGTTGAGGGTTCAACACTTTTGTAGGGCTGGAAAAATAAGGTTGTTTGTAGAGAAAGAAGGAAAGAAAACAAAGGCAGGAAAAATTTTAGTTAAAGGCATTGAAGTAATTCATCTCCCATGA
- the nrdD gene encoding anaerobic ribonucleoside-triphosphate reductase, producing the protein MISAKDFAEKVMELYVIKRDKRKEKFNVNKLAKSLINSGVNYGDLDQIISEVCTKVYNGITTDELKDVVYNILKKIDKDVAENYRKGIILKVRTSEKEFEPFDKEKIVKALIRETGADKETAQKIADEVERELKKLKVKYLTAPMIREIVNYKLIEYGFEELRHKHTRLGMPVYDITKLIKSGSRENANLMYNPESIHKWVADETMKQYALLAIFPKHIADAHLKGDIHLHDLEYAATRPVCLQHDLRPFFMYGLKVDGTGLHTSVSKPAKHPEVAIQHAAKVMMAAQTNMSGGQSIDEFNVWLAPYVRGLSYEKIKQLMQMFIYELNQMYVARGGQSLSKDELIFIKEGDSLKVCKIGEFIDEFMEKYADEIVVDGDTEILYLDNTAEVYTISVNVKTGKAEFKRVYAISRHKPRGKVYKVIGKDGTSITVTEDHSLYHFDDNNNLVAVKPLELKHLVKVENIDNLDEAKLSKLEIKEIKEIDYNSYVYDLSVEDNENFITATGILCHNTIFSSINLELEIPEFLKDKPAVMAGTTRGTYGDYEEEAKLILEALVDVMMEGDAMGKPFLFPNFIIKLRENAFRDENKELMYKIHQLSAKFGIPYFINMLPDWQVTNTNAMGCRTRLSGNWTGDAEIDTLRTGNMQWYSLNLPRIAYEANGDDDKLFEILHERLELVKEALLIKHEVTKERLYVDNLMPFLTQEFDGESYYRYEHTTKTFGFVGLNEMLKYHLGEELHESKDAVKFGEKIIGYIREYADKLKEETGLRWTVTQTPAESCAGRMARLDYKYYKEETISVVRGDLNDVDSLYYTNSSHVRVDAPITLGEKVRIEEKFHPLCNGGHIMHVWNIESAADPDVLMDITKKITKTDIGFWTYTKNLSVCNKCGLSMGGLRDRCINCGSEDIAKFSRITGYLQNISNWNKAKQKELEDRRLPRI; encoded by the coding sequence ATGATAAGTGCTAAAGATTTTGCAGAGAAAGTTATGGAACTCTATGTAATAAAGAGAGACAAAAGAAAGGAGAAATTCAATGTGAATAAATTGGCTAAATCCTTAATAAACAGTGGAGTAAATTATGGTGACTTAGACCAAATAATATCTGAAGTTTGTACCAAAGTTTATAACGGGATAACAACCGATGAGTTAAAAGATGTTGTTTATAATATTTTAAAAAAGATTGATAAGGATGTAGCTGAAAATTATAGAAAGGGCATTATACTAAAAGTCAGAACATCAGAAAAAGAATTTGAGCCATTTGATAAAGAGAAAATAGTCAAAGCACTGATTAGAGAAACAGGGGCAGATAAAGAAACAGCTCAAAAAATAGCTGATGAAGTTGAGAGAGAGCTAAAAAAATTAAAAGTTAAGTATTTAACTGCACCAATGATTAGGGAGATAGTTAATTATAAATTAATAGAGTATGGATTTGAGGAGTTAAGGCATAAGCATACAAGATTAGGAATGCCTGTCTATGACATAACCAAATTAATAAAAAGTGGTTCAAGAGAGAATGCCAATTTGATGTATAATCCAGAATCAATCCATAAATGGGTTGCTGATGAAACAATGAAGCAATATGCATTATTAGCTATCTTCCCAAAACACATAGCTGATGCACACCTAAAGGGAGATATCCACTTGCATGATTTGGAATATGCCGCAACAAGACCTGTTTGTTTGCAACACGATTTAAGACCTTTCTTTATGTATGGATTGAAAGTAGATGGAACTGGATTGCATACAAGTGTCTCAAAGCCAGCTAAGCATCCAGAGGTTGCTATTCAGCATGCAGCTAAGGTTATGATGGCAGCCCAGACAAACATGAGTGGGGGGCAGAGTATTGATGAATTTAATGTTTGGCTCGCTCCTTATGTTAGAGGACTAAGCTATGAAAAGATAAAACAATTAATGCAGATGTTTATTTATGAATTAAATCAAATGTATGTAGCCAGGGGTGGGCAATCCCTTAGCAAAGATGAATTAATTTTCATAAAAGAAGGAGATAGTTTAAAAGTTTGCAAAATTGGGGAGTTCATTGATGAATTCATGGAGAAATATGCAGATGAGATTGTAGTAGATGGAGATACAGAAATTCTCTATTTAGATAACACTGCCGAAGTATATACAATATCAGTTAATGTTAAAACTGGAAAGGCAGAGTTTAAGAGAGTTTATGCAATATCAAGACATAAACCAAGAGGAAAGGTTTATAAAGTTATTGGTAAGGATGGAACATCAATAACGGTAACAGAAGACCATTCACTATATCATTTTGATGATAACAATAACTTAGTTGCAGTTAAACCATTAGAATTAAAACATTTAGTAAAAGTTGAAAATATAGATAACTTAGATGAAGCAAAATTATCAAAATTAGAAATAAAAGAGATTAAAGAAATTGACTACAACAGCTATGTATATGATTTGAGTGTCGAAGATAACGAAAACTTTATAACAGCTACTGGTATCTTATGCCACAATACAATATTCAGTTCCATTAACTTAGAATTGGAAATTCCGGAGTTTTTAAAGGATAAGCCAGCAGTAATGGCTGGGACTACAAGAGGAACTTATGGAGATTATGAGGAAGAGGCAAAACTAATCTTAGAGGCATTAGTTGATGTGATGATGGAAGGAGATGCAATGGGAAAACCTTTCTTATTCCCGAACTTTATAATTAAGTTGAGAGAAAATGCTTTTAGAGATGAAAATAAAGAGCTTATGTATAAAATTCACCAATTATCAGCCAAATTTGGAATTCCTTACTTTATAAATATGCTTCCAGATTGGCAAGTAACCAATACAAATGCGATGGGTTGTAGAACAAGATTAAGTGGAAATTGGACTGGAGATGCTGAGATTGATACATTAAGAACTGGAAATATGCAGTGGTATTCTCTAAATTTACCAAGAATAGCCTATGAAGCTAATGGGGATGATGATAAGCTATTTGAAATTTTACATGAAAGATTAGAGTTAGTTAAAGAGGCCTTATTAATAAAACATGAAGTTACAAAAGAAAGGCTATATGTTGATAATTTAATGCCATTCTTAACACAAGAGTTCGATGGAGAGTCATACTATAGGTATGAACACACAACGAAAACCTTTGGATTCGTTGGATTGAATGAGATGCTTAAATATCATTTGGGAGAAGAGTTGCATGAGTCAAAAGATGCTGTTAAGTTTGGTGAGAAGATTATTGGCTATATTAGGGAATATGCTGATAAGTTGAAAGAAGAGACTGGATTAAGATGGACAGTAACTCAAACTCCGGCTGAATCTTGTGCTGGAAGGATGGCAAGATTGGATTACAAATACTATAAAGAAGAGACTATAAGTGTGGTTAGAGGAGACTTAAATGATGTAGATAGTCTTTATTACACAAACTCATCCCATGTTAGGGTTGATGCTCCAATAACCTTAGGGGAGAAAGTTAGAATTGAGGAGAAGTTCCATCCTTTGTGTAATGGTGGGCATATAATGCATGTTTGGAATATTGAGAGTGCTGCAGATCCAGATGTATTGATGGATATAACAAAAAAGATAACGAAAACAGATATAGGTTTCTGGACATATACAAAAAATCTAAGTGTTTGTAATAAATGTGGTTTAAGTATGGGAGGGCTAAGAGATAGATGTATAAATTGTGGTTCTGAGGATATTGCCAAGTTTAGTAGAATAACAGGATACTTGCAAAATATATCAAACTGGAATAAAGCAAAACAAAAAGAGTTAGAAGATAGGAGGTTACCAAGGATTTAA
- a CDS encoding class III signal peptide-containing protein, which produces MKNKITKPKKAQVSLEFSFLFLAILLASIITITYFLSQNFSKDDKIISDVENAAKTAVILANSGYNGINPNVTLIYGGISWSEDKKNIYIYISPKSYITPEIENFIVGYIYNTTKINQSEYNITINP; this is translated from the coding sequence ATGAAAAATAAAATAACAAAACCAAAAAAAGCTCAGGTATCTCTTGAATTCTCATTTCTATTCCTTGCTATATTGTTGGCATCTATTATAACAATAACTTATTTCCTATCACAAAATTTCTCAAAGGATGACAAAATTATAAGTGACGTTGAAAATGCAGCAAAAACTGCTGTAATATTAGCAAATTCGGGATATAATGGAATCAACCCAAATGTTACTTTAATTTATGGAGGTATTTCATGGTCAGAGGATAAAAAAAATATATACATTTATATTTCACCAAAATCATATATTACTCCAGAAATAGAAAATTTTATTGTAGGCTACATCTATAATACCACAAAAATAAACCAAAGCGAATACAACATAACAATAAATCCATAG
- the priS gene encoding DNA primase catalytic subunit PriS: MNTFVEVQKLYREYYNFAIKNNILEIPEGIEYREFGYGYLKKVDNRNLSFKNEGEYKDWVLKNAPMHFYKSLAYMLYPNKSGGAAKKGIFRRELAFDIDVHKTKKCKHDEDWICKNCLEEAKNQAIYLIEEFLIPDFGLNEEDLKIVFSGNRGYHIYIKPKDENIRDIIEKFSKEDRRFLMDYIMGKNLYLESVGSGWRRRLIKEFKKAGIGIKQFEKEKNWKKIIEKRKNKDKIYNIIEKTKNKLELDEKVMDDDIRLLRVINSLHGYTGFVVKPLNGLDELKRFNPLKDAIFKEFENKVYEVNIFDDRKFEIEICGKKYNNKSKKITGSALLYLFGHNIKFELLQ, encoded by the coding sequence ATGAATACTTTTGTTGAGGTTCAAAAATTGTATAGAGAATATTATAACTTCGCAATAAAAAACAATATTCTTGAAATCCCTGAAGGTATTGAATATAGGGAATTTGGATATGGTTATTTAAAAAAAGTTGATAATAGAAACCTTTCTTTTAAAAATGAGGGAGAATATAAAGATTGGGTACTAAAAAACGCACCAATGCACTTTTACAAATCTTTAGCTTATATGCTTTACCCAAACAAATCAGGTGGAGCGGCTAAAAAAGGTATATTTAGAAGAGAATTAGCGTTTGATATAGATGTGCATAAAACAAAAAAATGTAAGCACGATGAAGATTGGATTTGTAAAAATTGCTTAGAGGAGGCAAAAAATCAAGCTATTTATTTAATTGAAGAATTTTTAATTCCTGACTTTGGTTTAAATGAAGAAGATTTAAAGATTGTATTTAGTGGAAATAGGGGCTATCACATCTATATAAAACCAAAGGATGAAAACATTAGAGATATTATTGAAAAGTTCTCAAAGGAAGATAGAAGGTTTTTAATGGACTATATAATGGGAAAAAATTTGTATTTAGAATCGGTCGGAAGTGGTTGGAGAAGAAGACTGATAAAAGAGTTTAAAAAAGCTGGAATTGGAATAAAACAGTTTGAAAAAGAAAAAAATTGGAAAAAAATAATTGAAAAAAGAAAAAATAAGGATAAAATCTACAATATTATCGAAAAAACTAAAAATAAACTTGAATTGGATGAAAAGGTTATGGACGATGACATAAGGCTTTTGAGGGTTATAAATTCTCTACACGGTTATACTGGCTTTGTCGTTAAGCCACTAAATGGTTTAGATGAGTTAAAGAGATTCAACCCATTAAAAGATGCCATATTTAAAGAGTTTGAAAATAAGGTGTATGAAGTTAATATATTTGATGATAGAAAATTCGAAATCGAAATTTGTGGAAAAAAATATAACAATAAAAGCAAAAAAATTACTGGCTCCGCTTTGTTATATTTATTTGGGCACAATATTAAATTTGAATTACTTCAATAA